In Glycine max cultivar Williams 82 chromosome 7, Glycine_max_v4.0, whole genome shotgun sequence, a single window of DNA contains:
- the LOC102660636 gene encoding protein MAIN-LIKE 2-like: MKLCFYRGISEDAHEADVPRRRKPTASARRQRVRLHEDVTERPEYVPQLHEDVPHVSNATPEMTGAADAVQTEGVATDGSLGSPAADEGFPGGPRDPSILTDFAEHKRPDLKLVSHDRKVDKIGRSALEIEGLIVGTGLSPMIRCFVITTDPGLISAFFERWHRETSMFHLLVGELTITLDDVVSLLHLPITGALHTFEPLVTSDSIGLLTELLEVNHEEATFETRQASEPHVRLGWLRDLYESQCRARRWVVVARTYLLHLVGCTLFANKSSTHVHVVHLKAFRDLAQAGGFAWGAAALVHMYDHLNVASQASTRQLGGYITLLQCWIYEHFPTMHTSVVHDAYDEGSPRACRWLTGKAHMTGIKGASYRRRLDALTVTDVC, encoded by the exons atgaagctttgcttctacagaggCATTAGTGAGGATGCGCATGAGGCTGATGTTCCTCGGCGTCGCAAGCCTACTGCTTCAGCACGTAGGCAACGGGTTCGTCTGCATGAGGATGTCACTGAGAGACCTGAGTATGTGCCTCAGTTGCATGAGGATGTTCCTCATGTGTCTAATGCCACCCCAGAGATGACAGGCGCCGCCGATGCTGTTCAGACAGAGGGAGTGGCTACTGATGGGAGCTTGGGGTCACCTGCTGCAGATGAGGGATTTCCCGGTGGACCACGCGACCCATCGATTTTGACCGATTTTGCTGAGCAT AAGCGACCCGATCTGAAGTTGGTCTCCCACGATAGAAAAGTAGATAAAATTGGGAGATCAGCGCTTGAGATCGAAGGGTTGATTGTTGGCACCGGATTGAGTCCAATGATCAGGTGTTTTGTTATCACCACTgatcctggacttatatccgcCTTTTTCGAGAGGTGGCATCGCGAGACTAGCATGTTCCACCTGCTAGTAGGCGAGTTGACGATCACGTTGGATGACGTGGTGTCACTCTTACACCTTCCCATCACTGGCGCGCTACATACGTTCGAGCCGCTTGTTACTTCAGACTCGATTGGTCTACTGACGGAGCTTCTTGAGGTCAATCATGAGGAGGCTACATTTGAGACCCGACAGGCTAGTGAGCCTCATGTCCGGTTGGGGTGGCTTCGGGACTTGTATGAGAGCCAGTGCAGGGCCAGACGATGGGTTGTAGTAGCCCGCACGTATCTGCTCCACTTGGTGGGTTGTACTCTTTTCGCCAACAAGAGTTCAACCCATGTACATGTCGTGCACCTAAAGGCTTTCAGGGACTTGGCCCAGGCAGGGGGATTCGCCTGGGGAGCGGCTGCATTAGTCCACATGTATGACCATCTGAATGTCGCGTCGCAGGCCTCTACACGGCAGCTGGGCGGTTATATTACACTTCTCCAA TGCTGGATATACGAGCACTTTCCTACAATGCATACATCCGTCGTTCATGATGCTTATGATGAGGGGAGCCCACGGGCCTGCAGGTGGCTTACAGGTAAGGCTCATATGACGGGGATCAAGGGAGCCTCGTATCGGAGACGTTTGGATGCCCTGACTGTGACTGACGTGTGCTAG